In the Solibacillus sp. FSL K6-1523 genome, one interval contains:
- a CDS encoding class I SAM-dependent methyltransferase, producing the protein MTEFWESSFIENQMMWGFEPSDSAILAKDFFLEKNVKDILIPGIGYGRNAKVFMDNGIKVSGIEISNTAIELARENGLNLSIFHGSVTDMPFENKLYDGIFCYALIHLLNREERAKLINDCYNQLKPNGYMIFTTISKEAPMFGKGKQLEKDYFEIMDGLKMFFYDFDSVKQEFGKHGLIDHSTITEPHKNMDSKPPFKFILVKCQKK; encoded by the coding sequence ATGACTGAGTTTTGGGAATCAAGCTTTATAGAAAATCAAATGATGTGGGGATTTGAACCTTCAGACTCCGCTATCTTGGCAAAGGATTTCTTTCTTGAGAAGAATGTGAAGGATATTTTAATTCCTGGCATTGGCTATGGTAGAAATGCAAAAGTCTTTATGGATAATGGAATCAAGGTTTCAGGAATCGAAATTTCAAATACAGCGATTGAATTGGCAAGGGAAAATGGGCTAAATTTGAGTATTTTCCATGGTTCCGTAACGGATATGCCTTTCGAGAACAAGCTTTATGATGGCATATTTTGTTATGCGCTGATCCATTTATTGAATCGTGAGGAGCGAGCGAAACTGATTAATGATTGCTATAATCAGTTAAAGCCAAATGGATATATGATTTTTACTACGATTTCAAAAGAAGCCCCTATGTTTGGAAAAGGCAAACAACTCGAAAAGGACTATTTTGAAATTATGGATGGGTTAAAAATGTTTTTTTATGATTTTGATTCAGTCAAACAAGAGTTTGGCAAACATGGACTAATCGATCATTCAACAATTACCGAGCCCCATAAAAATATGGACAGTAAACCCCCCTTTAAATTTATCTTGGTCAAATGTCAAAAGAAATGA
- a CDS encoding tetratricopeptide repeat protein, with protein MSKIENFFYNGQFLACYEAAKKNEDEKEEIISQQLLQLFEQYEYDKFPATVKKVPQSIERSNESYEELDEVEEIRSIKEEESFTLRIKQLEKDATEADDERKAQSFFVQGQLFLMAHHYDESVHCFLQAVKHNPNKAVFYGIVGQTMNRFNWSPFEAMIYIERAIELDPENARWYWNKALILTQLYKDLQQESFLEGALIALEDAEKYCRADQKSLKNGIDTTVENMKEYIFN; from the coding sequence ATGTCAAAGATTGAAAACTTTTTTTATAATGGCCAGTTTTTAGCTTGCTATGAAGCCGCGAAAAAAAATGAAGATGAAAAAGAAGAAATAATTTCCCAACAATTACTTCAATTATTTGAGCAGTATGAATATGATAAATTCCCAGCAACAGTAAAAAAAGTACCGCAAAGTATTGAGCGTAGTAATGAATCTTACGAAGAATTAGATGAAGTAGAGGAAATCCGTTCGATTAAGGAGGAGGAGTCGTTTACACTTCGCATTAAACAACTTGAAAAAGATGCGACAGAAGCAGATGATGAGCGCAAAGCACAGTCCTTTTTTGTACAAGGACAGCTTTTTTTAATGGCCCATCATTATGATGAAAGTGTGCATTGCTTTTTACAAGCAGTAAAACATAATCCAAATAAAGCTGTATTTTATGGCATCGTAGGTCAAACAATGAATCGATTTAATTGGTCGCCATTTGAAGCGATGATTTATATTGAACGTGCGATTGAGCTAGACCCTGAAAATGCACGTTGGTATTGGAATAAGGCACTGATTTTAACACAGCTGTATAAAGACTTGCAGCAAGAGTCATTTTTAGAAGGTGCACTCATTGCTTTGGAAGATGCAGAAAAATATTGTCGTGCGGATCAAAAATCCTTGAAAAATGGTATTGATACAACTGTCGAAAATATGAAGGAATACATATTTAACTAA
- a CDS encoding heme oxygenase, translated as MITVTNRIKVKKGMAMKLAPNFVKPGPLQQFEGFEKVDVLVSTQFEEYDEMSVVMYWATKENFEAWRESDAFKESHKRPAAGAHGEQAESPMLGAQIVVAEVAASVSK; from the coding sequence ATGATTACTGTAACGAACCGTATAAAAGTGAAAAAAGGCATGGCGATGAAACTGGCACCAAACTTTGTCAAACCAGGTCCTTTACAACAATTTGAAGGATTTGAAAAGGTAGATGTTTTAGTTTCAACACAGTTTGAAGAGTATGATGAAATGAGTGTTGTTATGTATTGGGCGACAAAGGAAAACTTTGAGGCTTGGCGTGAAAGCGATGCATTTAAAGAATCGCATAAGCGACCAGCTGCTGGTGCACATGGTGAGCAAGCAGAATCACCAATGCTAGGTGCACAAATTGTCGTTGCTGAAGTAGCTGCATCTGTTTCAAAATAA